One stretch of Zingiber officinale cultivar Zhangliang chromosome 6B, Zo_v1.1, whole genome shotgun sequence DNA includes these proteins:
- the LOC121988380 gene encoding protein TRAUCO-like yields the protein MENYRSSSKGDEADDQRWGSPLNRTPSPRFPESVPRPPVGLASPPQSVDAEASEPNHDVVHSSILQTPLHAVALAVADELPPSSTSSSDDDDNGSARKKQRSLSSFVSPSPASAPSTAYPLPPPPSGTAAVKKPKKKGNNVWTKSTSRKGKKKGKSGSTHHGAAAEETVVMTPMPRFTDRTDDTPDAAICLSRVYKAEKVELSEDRLAAGSTKGYRMVRATRGVQEGAWYFEIKIVRLGETGHTRLGWTTDKGDLQAPVGYDGNSFGYRDIDGCKIHKALREKYGDEGYCEGDVIGFYINLPDGTSYAPKPPHLIWYKGQRYFYSADGKDDPAKVVPGSEMSFFKNGVCQGVAFTNLFGGRYYPAASMYTLPNQPNCEVRFNFGPDFNKFPQDFGGRAIPRPMSEVAYHGLDCKVEGVENGFSEKTS from the exons ATGGAGAACTACCGATCCTCTTCCAAGGGCGACGAAGCCGACGACCAGCGCTGGGGCTCACCTCTCAATCGCACGCCTTCCCCTCGATTCCCGGAATCAGTCCCGCGGCCGCCTGTCGGCCTCGCCTCCCCACCTCAATCAGTCGACGCGGAAGCATCCGAACCTAATCACGACGTCGTCCATTCTTCGATCCTCCAAACTCCCCTGCACGCTGTCGCCTTGGCCGTCGCAGACGAACTGCCtccctcctccacctcctcctccgacGACGACGATAACGGTTCTGCTCGGAAAAAGCAGAGATCTTTGTCCTCCTTCGTGTCTCCCTCTCCGGCCTCCGCTCCCTCCACCGCTTACCCGCTCCCGCCGCCGCCTTCTGGGACCGCCGCGGTGAAGAAACCTAAGAAGAAGGGCAACAATGTGTGGACGAAATCCACGTCGCGAAAGGGCAAGAAGAAGGGGAAATCTGGCAGTACTCACCACGGTGCTGCGGCCGAGGAAACTGTCGTGATGACCCCGATGCCCCGGTTTACCGACAGGACTGATGACACTCCCGACGCCGCGATCTGCCTCTCGAGGGTGTACAAAGCGGAGAAGGTGGAGCTTAGCGAGGACCGGTTGGCGGCAGGCAGTACAAAGGGGTACCGCATGGTGAGGGCGACAAGGGGCGTGCAGGAGGGCGCCTGGTACTTCGAGATTAAAATCGTTAGGCTTGGCGAGACGGGGCACACTAGGCTTGGGTGGACGACAGATAAAGGGGACCTGCAGGCTCCTGTGGGTTACGACGGGAATAGCTTTGGGTACAGGGACATAGATGGCTGTAAGATACACAAGGCCCTGCGGGAGAAGTATGGAGATGAGGGGTATTGCGAAGGGGATGTAATTGGGTTCTATATTAATCTTCCGGATGGAACTTCCTATGCACCAAAGCCACCTCATTTGATCTGGTACAAGGGGCAAAGGTACTTCTACTCTGCTGATGGGAAAGATGACCCTGCCAAAGTTGTGCCAG GGAGTGAAATGTCATTCTTCAAGAATGGGGTTTGTCAAGGTGTAGCTTTCACTAACCTTTTTGGAGGCCGATATTACCCTGCTGCCTCAATGTACACACTTCCTAACCAGCCTAACTGTGAAGTTCGATTCAACTTTGGGCCAGACTTCAATAAATTCCCACAAGATTTTGGTGGCCGTGCAATTCCACGTCCAATGAGTGAGGTTGCTTACCATGGACTTGATTGCAAGGTTGAAGGCGTGGAAAATGGCTTCTCAGAGAAAACAAGTTAA